CCTGTAATTCGTAACTGCGGTCGTCGAAAGGAAGTTCGGCAGTGGCTTCGTACCTGCGCGTACGTTCAGGCGAACCCGATACAAGTTCGATCTGGCCGTTGTCGAGCGGCTCAAGCACAGCAAAGGCGTAACTGCTTATTGTGGCATTCAGAATGGCTCCGCCATGCAAATCAGAATAAGGCGAAACGTCGGTGCCGCCACCGGCTAACCCGAGTCTGAGCGGAGCTTTACTTTTAATCATCATACGCGTGGCGCAATTTTTTTATAAAGATCAGCAACAACATCGCACATAACTTCCCAGCTGTACTTTTTCTTTTCGGCTATAGTAGCTGCTGTAAATGCCGCTTCACGTGAATTCTGGTAATAATCCACAATGCTGTCGGCTACAGCCTTTACCTCAGGAGCCACCACATAGCCCGACTGGCCGTGGGTAATAATTTCACCAAGTCCGCCCACATTGGTTACCAGCGAGGGCTTGTCGAACTGCAGCGCTATTTTGGTTACGCCGCTTTGTGTGGCTGTGTGGTAGGTTTGAGCAACCATGTCGCAGGCGCTGAAATACCAGCGCACATCATCGTCGGCAATAAAATGCGTGTGCATTACCAGCCTGTCGGCCAGCCCGTGCCTGTCAATGATGGCCTGATAAGGCGCCTGATCTTCGTAGTATTCGCCAGCCACAATAAGTTTTACACCCAATGCCTTCACGCGCTCATCGGCCATGGCTTCAAGCAACAGGTCAAGGCCCTTGTATTTGCGGATCAGCCCGAAAAACAGCAGGTAGCGCCCGTTTGCATCAAGTTTCAGTTTTTCACGGGCCGCAGGTTTAGGTTCGGGTTCGCCGAATGATGTGTAAAGCGGATGCTCAGTAAATACTTTATTCGGCGAGTCGGTAAACTGCCGCAAATCGTTCAGCACCGATTTCGACATGGTCAGGTAGCCGTGGCAGGCACGGAGAAAATAGCGGGCAAAAGCCGTATCTCCCGGCCGTTTTTCGTGTGGAATGGCATTGTCAACCAATGCAATTACACGCGTATGCCCGTTTTTGCGGGCAATACGTGCAATACTGCCAAGTGCCGGGCCCATAAACGGCAGCCAGAAACGGATAATCAGCAAATCAGGCTTTTCGCGTTTGATGCGGCGGCCCACACGGAGCCAGTTAAACGGGTTAACCGAATTAATCCATGTGTCAATGCGCACACCGGCAGGTGCAATACCCGTTTCATTGTATTGGGTGGTGCCGGGAAATAAAAACGAAGGATATTGCAGCGAAAATGAAACAATCCGCGAATCATGCCC
This genomic window from Bacteroidota bacterium contains:
- a CDS encoding glycosyltransferase; the encoded protein is MKIFIIGPAFPLRGGLATFNELLCRALQQAGHDSRIVSFSLQYPSFLFPGTTQYNETGIAPAGVRIDTWINSVNPFNWLRVGRRIKREKPDLLIIRFWLPFMGPALGSIARIARKNGHTRVIALVDNAIPHEKRPGDTAFARYFLRACHGYLTMSKSVLNDLRQFTDSPNKVFTEHPLYTSFGEPEPKPAAREKLKLDANGRYLLFFGLIRKYKGLDLLLEAMADERVKALGVKLIVAGEYYEDQAPYQAIIDRHGLADRLVMHTHFIADDDVRWYFSACDMVAQTYHTATQSGVTKIALQFDKPSLVTNVGGLGEIITHGQSGYVVAPEVKAVADSIVDYYQNSREAAFTAATIAEKKKYSWEVMCDVVADLYKKIAPRV